The following proteins are encoded in a genomic region of Rhizobium sp. CCGE531:
- a CDS encoding aldehyde dehydrogenase family protein, translating to MTGTSDLAAETKAILTDIGVSADRYIGGTLVVTSPVTGAEIGRLKEHSAGEAKAAIAAAHEAFLAWRNVPAPKRGELIRLLGEELRAGKAALGRLVSIEVGKITSEGLGEVQEMIDICDFAVGLSRQLYGLTIATERSEHRMMESWHPLGAIGIISAFNFPVAVWSWNAALAIVCGNSTIWKPSEKTPLTALAVQALFKKALKRYVAEGGEAPANLSTLLIGGRDLGELLVDHPQVPLVSATGSTAMGRAVGPRLAGRFARAILELGGNNAAIVCPTADLDLTLRGVAFSAMGTAGQRCTTLRRLFVHESVYDQLVPRLRKAYGSVTIGNPLEAGTLVGPLIDRQAFDRMQAALVEAKAVGGKITGGERVENGSADAFYVRPALVEMPEQTGPVEQETFAPILYVIKYGDFNQALALHNAVPQGLSSSIFTNDMREAETFVSARGSDCGIANVNLGPSGAEIGGAFGGEKETGGGRESGSDAWKAYMRRATNTINYGRTLPLAQGVKFDVA from the coding sequence ATGACCGGGACATCAGATCTTGCTGCCGAGACCAAGGCCATATTGACTGATATCGGCGTATCGGCCGATCGCTACATCGGTGGAACGCTTGTGGTCACCTCCCCGGTGACGGGCGCCGAAATCGGCCGGCTGAAGGAACATTCTGCCGGTGAGGCGAAGGCTGCGATCGCGGCGGCGCATGAGGCGTTTCTCGCATGGCGCAATGTGCCGGCGCCGAAGCGTGGCGAGCTGATCCGCTTGCTGGGTGAGGAGTTGCGCGCCGGCAAGGCGGCCCTTGGCCGTCTCGTGTCCATCGAGGTCGGCAAGATCACCTCCGAGGGCCTCGGCGAAGTGCAGGAGATGATCGATATCTGCGACTTCGCAGTCGGTCTTTCCCGCCAGCTCTACGGCCTGACGATCGCCACCGAGCGCTCGGAGCACCGGATGATGGAAAGCTGGCATCCGCTGGGTGCGATCGGCATCATCTCGGCTTTCAATTTTCCCGTTGCCGTCTGGTCGTGGAACGCGGCGCTTGCCATCGTCTGCGGCAATTCCACCATCTGGAAGCCGTCGGAAAAGACGCCGTTGACGGCGCTGGCCGTCCAGGCCTTGTTCAAAAAGGCGCTGAAGCGCTATGTCGCCGAGGGCGGCGAGGCGCCGGCCAATCTTTCGACGCTCTTGATCGGCGGCCGCGATCTCGGTGAGTTGCTGGTCGATCACCCGCAGGTGCCGCTGGTTTCGGCGACCGGATCGACGGCCATGGGCCGCGCCGTCGGCCCGCGTCTCGCCGGCCGTTTCGCCCGCGCCATCCTCGAGCTTGGCGGCAACAATGCCGCCATCGTCTGCCCGACGGCCGATCTCGACCTCACCTTGCGCGGCGTTGCCTTTTCCGCGATGGGCACGGCCGGCCAGCGCTGCACGACGCTGCGCCGCCTCTTCGTTCACGAAAGCGTCTATGACCAGCTCGTTCCGCGCCTGCGGAAGGCCTATGGCTCGGTGACAATAGGCAACCCGCTTGAAGCGGGAACCCTTGTCGGGCCGCTGATCGACCGGCAGGCCTTCGACCGCATGCAGGCGGCGCTTGTCGAAGCCAAGGCTGTAGGCGGCAAGATCACCGGCGGCGAGCGCGTCGAAAACGGTTCGGCCGATGCCTTTTACGTCCGCCCAGCCCTCGTCGAAATGCCCGAGCAAACCGGTCCGGTCGAGCAGGAGACCTTCGCGCCGATCCTCTATGTGATAAAGTACGGCGATTTCAATCAGGCACTGGCGCTGCACAACGCCGTGCCGCAGGGCCTGTCGTCCTCGATCTTCACCAATGACATGCGGGAAGCCGAGACATTCGTATCCGCGCGCGGTTCGGATTGCGGCATCGCCAACGTCAATCTCGGTCCGTCCGGTGCCGAGATCGGCGGCGCTTTCGGCGGCGAGAAGGAAACAGGCGGCGGCCGCGAATCCGGTTCGGATGCCTGGAAGGCCTATATGCGCCGGGCGACCAACACGATCAATTACGGCCGCACGCTGCCATTGGCCCAGGGCGTCAAGTTCGACGTCGCGTGA